The Gracilibacillus caseinilyticus genome segment TCGTATCTAATGTACCTGATCCCATTTTATTTAATACTTTTACACCAGCCAGATTTGCTTTAGGGGCAGGTCCCATATATTTTCCGTCAGAAGCAGATGCGTCTCCGGCGGCATCACCGGCACAATGTGTTCCGTGACCATTATCATCATATGGTTCTGTGCGATTATTAATAAAATCTACAAAATCAGTAATTCTACCCGATAAATCCTGATGTGGATATATTCCTGTATCAATAATGGCAATTTTAGTTCCTTTTCCAGTTAAAGCTGTATTATTTCGAAATACCTGCTTCGCTTTTGCCGACTCAACTGCAACATCTAATAAAGCTTGCACCTCTTTATTCTTATATACTTTTTTGACATGATTACAGGTGGATAGCATTTCCTCTAAGCTGTCAGGAGTCATATCTGCTGTACAACATGAAACCCTGTTATAGTAATGATATAACTTATTGTTTTTATGTTTCTTCGTAATTTCTGCTATTTGCTGACAACCGTCTTCATATGCCTCAGGCTGAAATTGCACAATAACAGAAAGTTTTTTCTTACGCATTAATTTTCTTTCAAATAATCCATGCAAGAAGCACGGTGTATATTTAAAAGGACGATACAAATGAATTAAATCATCACGCAATGATCGGTCTAGCTGTTTACTATAATTTCGAACGGTCTGAATCATAGAATATCCAAACAAAATTATCCCCTCATTTCTTCTTTGTCTACTTCAATCTATGAGAGGATGAAAGCTTTGGCATCCATGATTGTCCAATAATTATCGAAAATAGGTAAATTTAAGAGATTAAATAGTTTAATCTAAAAATGAATAAAAAAAACCGGGCATAAACCAGCCCGGTCGTCAACGAACTAAAATATTTAGCTTCTTATAATACGGTTTATGTAACTGGATGTCTGCTTAGCAAAGTTCCGGAAATATGCCTCGCAGGACGCGAAGTGGTTGGTAGAAGGTATCCCAGCACACACAATATATCAAAATGGTCCCATAGCTAGTTAGCATATTCCATATTATGGGGATATGCTTTTTTATCTCTCAATCTTAAGTCTAAATTTTCTTATTAAAAACCAGTATTTCATATGAAATAACTGGTTTTAAAGTGTCTATGTAATGACCACACAGCTTTACTTCATCAATTCTTTCCGCTTTGACCATTCATAAATAATCGCATTACACTCATTATAATATTTTGTTGGTACTTGGTGCTTGGAATGATGTATAT includes the following:
- a CDS encoding S8 family peptidase, with the translated sequence MFGYSMIQTVRNYSKQLDRSLRDDLIHLYRPFKYTPCFLHGLFERKLMRKKKLSVIVQFQPEAYEDGCQQIAEITKKHKNNKLYHYYNRVSCCTADMTPDSLEEMLSTCNHVKKVYKNKEVQALLDVAVESAKAKQVFRNNTALTGKGTKIAIIDTGIYPHQDLSGRITDFVDFINNRTEPYDDNGHGTHCAGDAAGDASASDGKYMGPAPKANLAGVKVLNKMGSGTLDTIMQGVEWCIQYNEDHPTTPIDIISMSLGSEAQSYGEEDRDPMVQIVEEAWKSGITVCVAAGNSGPDPQTISSPGLSDRVITVGALDDRTTANTRRDDEVASFSSRGPTLYGEIKPDILAPGVDIISLRSPNSYLDRLQKSNRVDGDYYIMSGTSMATPIIAGVVSLMKQHNPDLTADEIKERLKSGTDIWVDRDENVYGAGYVNAEQSIPQQINHN